TAAATCTTTGCACATTGGCCCAAAACATTTCTTCGTCCAAACGAAATTCATATGCAAGTTCAGATGCTTCTTTCCATTTTTTTTCAGCCAGAAGAGAATCACCTAACTTCATATAAATGGAATATAAATTTAACTGGATACGAACTCTAGTATGTCTAGAAATTGGATCATTCGTTAAACCAATAACTCGAGGATCAACAAGGCCTGGAGTTTCCAATACTTCTGAAGCTTTTGCTAAGATTGTTTGATAGTCTTTTCCTTCTTTTTCTAAAAGAAGTGATTCATAATAAAGTGCAGTACCAAAAACTATATCAAATTGGGGATTATCAATTCTAAAACGATTTACACAAGAATCTTGGATTTCAGCACAATTTGAAACTTCCTTTTTTTTCCAAGAATCAAGATGATTAAAAAACTGGTTTAATAATCTACGTTTGGTTCGTAATGAAAACTCGGCGGATTCTTGTAAGGAGAAAATGGAATAACCATAATTTTGAAATAATTTTTCAAAACCTTTGTTTGAAGGATTATCCAAAAGGATCGCTACCAATTCTTGATAATGATTTACTGCCTCTTCCTGCAACTCACTTCTTTGAAATATTTGCGCCTCAACTTGCCTTGATTTTGCAAGAATATTTTTTCCGATGATCGTATCATCTAAACTCTTAGAAGTAATCAATTCATTTCTAGCTTTTATTTCAGATAACGCAGCTGTATATTCTTCTTGTTCAATATGATTCTCTATTCGTATTCCCAGTGTTAGAAGGTATTTAAAATCATTAGGAAATTCTCCGGGAAATCTGCCATCTCCAATGACTCTTAGATTATCACCGAAAATAACGTTCCAAAAGCTCCATTTTTTGTATCTTTGCAAAAAGGATTCTTGGTTAGATTTATATTCATTTTCAGCCACATTTAACATTTGGTAGGAGTCACGAAAACGGCCACTTTTCTGAAATGCGATTGCTAAATAATTAGCCAAATTGACAGGACTAATAAATCGTACATCTTTATTATAAGCGATTGCGGTCTGAAACGAAGCAATGGACTCCTCATAACTTCCGAATTCTAATTCGGACAATCCTTTCAAAGAAAATAATAATGCCAATTTAGAACGTATTGCATTTAATTTGCTTAATGTAATCGAATTCGGATCCGAAGCATGATCGTTAATCGATTGATAATATTCATTTTTGAAATATATATCTATAGATTTGGAAAATTGTTCAGATGCTTTTTTATACTGACCTTGGTAAATCAAAGATTTACCATAATTAAAACGATAAATAGCTTCCTGTTTGTATCCTTCAAATTGGTTTTTTACTGAAAGAAAAAGAGAAACATCTTCTACCTTTTTATAACTTTCATTAGCTTTAGGAAAGTTACTCAATAGAAAATAATTATTACCCAAATTTAAATTGAGATCAGAAATAACTTTTCGGTCCCGATAATCTTCACCTAAGAAAACTAATATTTGATTATATAGTTCAATGTTTGCTTCTAAATTTTTATCAGGAAAATACTTTTTATAAAGGTTCTCATAAACTTCAGAATCAATTTCCCCAGACTTAGGATTTTTCTGCATTTTAATTAAATCAACATATTGATATAACCATCCAAGTAATTGGTATGCATCATAATGTGTTGGATCCGCATAAATGATCCAACGAAGTTCTAACTCTGCTCGCTTAAAATTTTCTAAAATTTCCGTTTTACGAACATCCGTCATTGTTCCTGTCGAATAATAATAGGACTCGAAAGTTACATATTTGTTAATTAGATAATAAGAATATCCGTAAAGAGTTGCTAAATCTAAATATGGTCTCGCTCTCGGGACTGCCTGTTTGTAGTATAACTCTGTCCAACTAAGAGCTTTTTCGGATAAAACTTCTATTTTTTCGAAGTCTTTAATATCAACGACTCCTCGAAGGAGTTCATTATCAGTTAAGATAGAAGTTACACCAGATAAATTTCCAACAACATTCAACTTGTCCTTACTTAAAATATTTAATTGGTTTAAAAGGGCTCTTTCTTCTTCTTCACGAATCTTTTTTCCAAAACGAAAAATGGTATCAACCATCTTACGTTGGTAATAAATTGCATATTCCTTATATAAAGAATCTAAATACAAATTTCTTGTTTTAACGAGGAACATGTTTTGGTTGTTGAAAAAATAATGAAAAGAGGATTGCAAAAGATCCCCTATTCTTTCAAACTCAACTGCTTTATTTTCAAAATAGAAGAAAGCACTCTGTATATCTTCTTCCCCTAAATCAACACCCAAAATTGGATCATAGAATTCCAAATATATTTTCAAATTACGAAGTGCATCTGTCGTATTACCAGCAGCTTTTTGGTTATAATACTTCAATAAATTTGCACGCAACAAAATAGGGGTTTTATATTCAGCTATATATGTTGGAGTTTCAAAAACTGAAGGTTTCCCAGGAGGTTCCAAATCAATGTTTACAGGAATTGGAATAATTGAATCCAAAATTGCATTGGATTCATTAAACATACGTACATCTGAAAGTGCTTTTGCTTTTAAATACTTCAATGCAACTAAATATTGCGATATATTTTTAGTTTCAGGTTCAGAAAGAATTAAATCTAAATGTGAAATCAGAGTTTCGCTATTTCGATTTTCAGATATTTTTTGAATTACATCTTCCAATAGAAAACGAAGATCCCTTTTTTTATCGTTTGAAAAGGTTGCAGAAGGATCAGATAAGTATCTGGCTTTTTCCTTTTCCCATTCTAAAATCATCTCTTGATATAATGTAGATAACTTTAATGAATTTGGTTTAAACTCATACCCACCTAACCTTCGCTTAATTTCGTCGATTTGATGATAGTCAGGGAATTTATCAAAAATCAACTTTAAGGATTCAAATGCCTGTGAGTATTTTTTATCCTTTTCCAATTCATCTGCATATATATGATACAAAGTCGGCTCTGCATCTTTGGTCCATTTTGTATGCGGGACCGAATTTATCTCATTAATTAAATTAAATTTTCTATCTGAACGTTTTGATTCTTCCCAATTTAAGAGTAAATGTGCAAAATAATTCTTGTTAGGTTCTATTTTCAAACGATTGCGATAGGTATCTAAAAAAGTTTTTGCTTCGTCCCTTTTCCCAACTCTAAGAAGAGAAGTATATTTCAAAACAGCTACTCGAACGGAATAAAGCGGAAACAAAACATCATCTGAATAAAACAACTCAACTGAATCCAAAGCAAGAAAGTAAGCTTCTAAACTTTGTCCACTAGTAAAAGTTTTTGCATACTGGTACTGTTCAGTAATGTTTTGTTGTTTGGGAATAGAGCCGTTTTCTGGAATAAAATAAATATTAATAGCATTAAAATAGGATGCCGAAAAGAGAATGGATCCACCATTAAAATTAGAATAACGAACATCAAAATTGGATGTTTCACCAGAAGACAAAATACGTTCTTCCCCTGTCTTTAGATTCATCATTACCAATACACTATGGTCTCTTTCATCTAGTTTTCCATTTTGATTTGTATCCTTTCGAATGGAAGCGTAGTATAAATTCTTTGATTTAGAATCTACTGTAGGCGAGAAATCGAGATATGCATTAGTAGTAATTCTTTGGATGATAGAGTTATTAAGATTAATACTGTAAATTTCACCCTTTGGATCTTCAAAATACGATATAAAATAAATAATATTACCATCTGAAGAGACGTAAGGAGAACTTGCACCGTTGGATGTAATTTGAATCACTTGGTTTGGATTTTTCAATTTTAAGGCGCAAAGATTTGGCAAACCAGGCGTAAATCTATCCGAAATAAAATAGATAGTCTCACCATCAGAAGACCAAACAGGATCTGTATCAATAATCCCTTTTGTATATTCACCTTTTTTATTTGGTTGGTTTGTTAAGTTAACAAAGTTATCATCAATGAAACGATTTCCCTTGAGTAACTCGCGGGTCCACTCCTCAATGTCGATTGGCAAAAGTATCAAATCCCCCTCTGAATCAAACTCTTCAGAAACAAATACTAAGTATTTACCATTTGGGGAAATCGAAGGTTTAGTTTCAGAAAATGGATGATTAGTTACAGGTACGACAATAGAACTTTTTAAATCCCGAAACCAAATATCAAAATTACCTTTCTGATCCGTAGCATAAAATAAATACCTCCCATCTTTTGTGGTCGAATTATATATGTTATTTCCACGTTGAACTGTCAAAGGAAATGGTTTTGATTGTGTAGGAGAAAAATAGTTTTTCGAAATAGCCGAATAGTCAAAATCAACATTCGTCATTTTAACAGTTTTTTGAAACAAAACACAATGAACGAAAACGATTGGGAAAAGAAGTATTAATAGAAAAAGAAACCGCCTCAAAGGTTTCATTGCAATTTCTCCCATCTACCAGAAATAGTTTCAAAATACTCACCTGCTGATACAGATTTATAATATTCTTCCATTAGCGACTGTTTGTATTTGATTAATTCTTCTTCCTTTTTCCCTCTTTTCTTTTGATTCTGAACTTCTTTTTCCCAGATAGCCTTTCTAGACTCATTCAAAAAAACAATCACATCCTCTACGCGCTTACGTTTTGCCGGAATTTCATATTGAGAATATGTAGGTAAATTCAAACCCAAAGGATTTAATTTAATAAATCCAGCAGGAGTTTC
This region of Leptospira montravelensis genomic DNA includes:
- a CDS encoding PD40 domain-containing protein — protein: MTNVDFDYSAISKNYFSPTQSKPFPLTVQRGNNIYNSTTKDGRYLFYATDQKGNFDIWFRDLKSSIVVPVTNHPFSETKPSISPNGKYLVFVSEEFDSEGDLILLPIDIEEWTRELLKGNRFIDDNFVNLTNQPNKKGEYTKGIIDTDPVWSSDGETIYFISDRFTPGLPNLCALKLKNPNQVIQITSNGASSPYVSSDGNIIYFISYFEDPKGEIYSINLNNSIIQRITTNAYLDFSPTVDSKSKNLYYASIRKDTNQNGKLDERDHSVLVMMNLKTGEERILSSGETSNFDVRYSNFNGGSILFSASYFNAINIYFIPENGSIPKQQNITEQYQYAKTFTSGQSLEAYFLALDSVELFYSDDVLFPLYSVRVAVLKYTSLLRVGKRDEAKTFLDTYRNRLKIEPNKNYFAHLLLNWEESKRSDRKFNLINEINSVPHTKWTKDAEPTLYHIYADELEKDKKYSQAFESLKLIFDKFPDYHQIDEIKRRLGGYEFKPNSLKLSTLYQEMILEWEKEKARYLSDPSATFSNDKKRDLRFLLEDVIQKISENRNSETLISHLDLILSEPETKNISQYLVALKYLKAKALSDVRMFNESNAILDSIIPIPVNIDLEPPGKPSVFETPTYIAEYKTPILLRANLLKYYNQKAAGNTTDALRNLKIYLEFYDPILGVDLGEEDIQSAFFYFENKAVEFERIGDLLQSSFHYFFNNQNMFLVKTRNLYLDSLYKEYAIYYQRKMVDTIFRFGKKIREEEERALLNQLNILSKDKLNVVGNLSGVTSILTDNELLRGVVDIKDFEKIEVLSEKALSWTELYYKQAVPRARPYLDLATLYGYSYYLINKYVTFESYYYSTGTMTDVRKTEILENFKRAELELRWIIYADPTHYDAYQLLGWLYQYVDLIKMQKNPKSGEIDSEVYENLYKKYFPDKNLEANIELYNQILVFLGEDYRDRKVISDLNLNLGNNYFLLSNFPKANESYKKVEDVSLFLSVKNQFEGYKQEAIYRFNYGKSLIYQGQYKKASEQFSKSIDIYFKNEYYQSINDHASDPNSITLSKLNAIRSKLALLFSLKGLSELEFGSYEESIASFQTAIAYNKDVRFISPVNLANYLAIAFQKSGRFRDSYQMLNVAENEYKSNQESFLQRYKKWSFWNVIFGDNLRVIGDGRFPGEFPNDFKYLLTLGIRIENHIEQEEYTAALSEIKARNELITSKSLDDTIIGKNILAKSRQVEAQIFQRSELQEEAVNHYQELVAILLDNPSNKGFEKLFQNYGYSIFSLQESAEFSLRTKRRLLNQFFNHLDSWKKKEVSNCAEIQDSCVNRFRIDNPQFDIVFGTALYYESLLLEKEGKDYQTILAKASEVLETPGLVDPRVIGLTNDPISRHTRVRIQLNLYSIYMKLGDSLLAEKKWKEASELAYEFRLDEEMFWANVQRFKWEQLQNNTVRNTNYLSYGKEAFQTYQLNLGVRLFSPKHRLVDFLESYSESQLESRQTKNLVNHWENFRSLELFRDLISAQFEFEDSKSNLYYQDLIKWVKGYRKLTNTISEKALKREPVVNSLKQQVTEIQNLDNIIDKLKNVSPERSAFLEPKRLGKDEFFNGWIGFYPTETALYFFQTQQGKLQTTICNSISQISDCIPKQTESIPKIQILGPKSNGDLIRGIAKEYHKVNSFPVLIFDRSHNDIFSERNERRLKWVTTYGDTEKNKQDKNVRNLPSGNLGVYLYDTDYLVTKRSIEKQTSLFGDEKSHVFPLREIFQGSGTEISVIGLEDSNFQTQKQWNLISKIYEVLRSKRIQNLVSYHSQKKEDYSSMRLDLFAKDPNRLLIGNWKEFFIPQDGLSERAKEFIRLGFQKEKSKEFADAYENYYTASTLLDDGDMVLPSLELKLAKIKTEIFANVSRHSIFQPLWIKYAKSTFQNQIRYEYLVSCLSSKDKEDCKYSSSDFIGKDKDSYLGALDFYVNLRIGSVKDLAEKNELRSKMESTEDPFLQAYRLGTLYIQNYMFYEAESETKKLGLLAKTTKEKSVVKNRILEIYFHKGFFLGDKDIYLTPLNSTSAYNYGFKKDWKNFDEKILSRDFTKFGYSDSIYDSYRLKLYSAWKDQLQSGYFEVMSLTPEYLTSGESVLTKLSHLNRTLFFHLLLSSVPFQKNKEVSSLVELLISEELNEGRNYRTLFFRLELAKALLLRGEWEMADSLVAKIHSMDKELGAGNQFWQERWNDFKWKRDFLKNQTSTVSLSSPFLKVFHEAKSKKPEEFVSILNEFNKRNKAEYLSPELKEEYEFLFHFLLQQSLEKNSSESFFDLALAREIFRYTSTRFSNNELYVKHIPNFEVYSEKLKKKMVGKQEFHGIFDLGKKTYLLSFASGKSLGREMFSDNKSIYRESVKYFRSAESDGQEVILRESLADKYRTSLRFNKANRHYIYSSGLHAVVPMVLPDTEYYSVASVSDFLSNPAIKFNSIAPKKPEVSVFSWKSSLENEISAGLTLWETNGKRDGLSPFQVDFTEIGWCQINYLCISETPLFEVTGKNVNTARIYANQRIGNSTQYTNDFGGVAYYLAKGNTGLFVLHSGIQTGVHNLFFLKEFLKAGDLPKPLYVRLSEGKEAARNSAIDDRYWMGYKLYTSAMIED